A genome region from Bacillaceae bacterium IKA-2 includes the following:
- a CDS encoding recombinase family protein, with the protein MLRFTNKLERVKQIAIYLRKSRQDEGLETEATLANHRRILTEIADQQNWNYDIYEEVASSIDMDSRIELTNMLKQMKTARYDAVLVIDVDRLSRSVKDSAIIKAILAENDVLIITADLQVIDLNVDNDSLVSDFMDVLSSFEYKQIRKRLMRGKRAGAQKGEWNNGVAPFGYQVDKESKKLVIIEEQAMIVRMIFSWTNEKKGSTWIANELNRLGCKTKNKHAFSEVAIRRIIRNETYKGYLVRHRIRWNGKKKEIHPTNNWVIVKDAFWAIVSEEIWEQANDELNRRSKEPMRIRASTFGLTGLVKCGYCGYSLSVMKRKDRKTNLVIRGCHRKYPTGEICKNGSISYYTVINAIMGELRVYEETLIEEILKLEIQESDVQKDQKLKYVTLESLLKKIDKAIQQIDIAFEEAIINVEEYKLKRKNFFEQKKSLNEERKFVEQIVVKKGSEEKKEVLAELTIFLDDYQTLSQKQLNSRLKVFIKKMELFNNRGGETKPRVKIHFV; encoded by the coding sequence ATGTTGAGGTTTACTAACAAATTAGAGCGTGTCAAACAAATAGCGATTTATCTTCGTAAATCAAGGCAAGATGAAGGGCTTGAAACAGAAGCAACACTAGCCAATCATCGCAGAATATTAACTGAAATAGCCGATCAGCAAAATTGGAACTATGACATTTATGAAGAAGTCGCCAGTTCGATTGATATGGATAGTAGAATTGAGCTTACAAATATGCTTAAACAAATGAAAACAGCTCGTTATGATGCTGTTTTAGTGATTGATGTAGATCGTTTGTCAAGAAGTGTCAAAGACTCCGCCATCATAAAGGCAATACTTGCTGAAAATGATGTGTTAATTATTACAGCAGACTTGCAAGTGATCGATTTAAATGTAGATAATGATAGCCTTGTCAGTGATTTTATGGACGTTCTATCAAGCTTTGAATATAAGCAAATACGAAAAAGATTGATGAGAGGCAAACGTGCGGGTGCCCAAAAGGGCGAGTGGAATAATGGTGTGGCACCGTTTGGTTATCAAGTAGATAAAGAAAGTAAAAAGTTAGTTATTATTGAAGAACAAGCGATGATAGTACGAATGATTTTTAGCTGGACGAACGAGAAAAAAGGATCGACTTGGATCGCCAATGAATTAAATCGCTTAGGATGCAAGACAAAAAATAAGCATGCTTTTTCAGAAGTCGCGATTCGTCGAATAATTCGAAATGAAACCTATAAAGGCTATCTAGTAAGGCATAGAATCAGGTGGAATGGAAAGAAAAAAGAAATACACCCAACAAATAATTGGGTCATTGTGAAAGATGCTTTTTGGGCAATCGTAAGTGAAGAGATTTGGGAACAAGCAAATGATGAGTTAAATCGAAGGTCGAAAGAGCCAATGAGAATTAGAGCCAGTACATTCGGACTTACTGGGTTAGTTAAATGCGGATATTGTGGATATTCACTGTCTGTTATGAAAAGAAAGGATAGAAAAACGAATTTAGTGATTAGAGGCTGTCATCGAAAATATCCAACCGGTGAGATTTGTAAAAATGGTAGTATTTCATATTATACAGTAATCAACGCGATCATGGGCGAATTACGAGTTTACGAAGAAACGTTAATAGAGGAAATTCTAAAGTTAGAAATTCAAGAAAGTGATGTGCAAAAAGATCAAAAGCTAAAATATGTAACGCTCGAAAGTTTGTTAAAAAAGATCGATAAAGCAATCCAACAAATTGATATTGCCTTTGAAGAGGCAATTATCAATGTGGAAGAATACAAACTAAAACGTAAAAATTTTTTCGAACAAAAAAAGAGCCTAAACGAAGAAAGAAAGTTTGTTGAACAAATCGTTGTAAAGAAAGGTAGCGAAGAAAAAAAAGAAGTTTTAGCGGAATTAACTATATTTTTAGATGACTATCAAACTTTAAGTCAAAAGCAATTAAACAGTCGATTAAAAGTTTTTATCAAAAAAATGGAGTTGTTTAATAATCGCGGGGGAGAGACCAAACCGAGGGTAAAAATTCATTTTGTGTAA
- a CDS encoding protein-glutamine gamma-glutamyltransferase — protein sequence MIQLSEMPFEQGDMWSSGSVEKMIFQRMNEGPIAYSYQLIDELSFEINLRKQITVSARAMNQSNVQFEPFETSRCNPHYWDLMYTGGFQLRPGVKPSDAIRDIYRNSSLYAFECATAMIIIYYHAVLNSIGEHAFNLLFQNIYLYSWHSDPDLGVNSIYTDHFLPGDVLYFNNPDFHLQTPWWKGVNAVVLGDGTYFGHGLGIKTAEQIIEALNNTRKPWSNQSAYLTNLVTRPAVKNLAKFSMMPRSYVAYKIQHVVILHKESSIPSDRYLFYLNKLYTQTTLQNPFLG from the coding sequence ATGATTCAACTATCAGAGATGCCCTTTGAACAAGGTGACATGTGGTCATCTGGAAGTGTTGAAAAGATGATCTTTCAACGAATGAATGAAGGTCCGATCGCTTATTCGTATCAATTGATAGACGAATTATCATTTGAAATTAACTTACGAAAACAGATCACGGTAAGTGCTAGAGCTATGAATCAAAGTAATGTACAATTTGAACCATTTGAAACGTCCCGTTGTAACCCTCACTACTGGGATCTGATGTATACCGGTGGATTTCAGTTGCGGCCTGGTGTAAAACCCTCTGATGCGATTCGCGACATTTACAGGAACAGTTCACTATATGCGTTTGAATGTGCAACGGCAATGATCATTATTTATTACCATGCAGTGCTAAACAGTATTGGCGAACATGCGTTTAATCTATTATTTCAAAACATTTATTTATACAGCTGGCACTCTGATCCTGATCTTGGAGTAAACTCAATTTATACGGACCATTTTTTACCTGGCGACGTTTTGTATTTTAACAACCCGGACTTTCATCTGCAAACCCCTTGGTGGAAAGGAGTAAATGCCGTTGTGCTCGGAGATGGTACGTATTTTGGACATGGATTAGGAATAAAGACTGCAGAACAAATAATTGAGGCACTTAATAATACTAGAAAACCGTGGAGTAATCAATCAGCCTATCTGACAAATTTAGTAACAAGGCCGGCTGTTAAAAATTTGGCGAAATTTTCGATGATGCCACGAAGTTATGTTGCTTATAAAATTCAACATGTCGTAATACTCCATAAAGAAAGTTCGATTCCAAGTGATCGATATCTATTTTATTTAAATAAGCTGTACACTCAGACAACTTTACAAAACCCATTCCTTGGATGA
- the dpaA gene encoding dipicolinic acid synthetase subunit A has product MLTGQHIAIIGGDARQLEVIRKLIELDAKISLIGFDQLDEGFVGASKVQLEHIDFSQVKALILPVSGTSADGEVETIFSNEKIVLKGEHIKATEKQCTIYSGISNQYLKKIVQEADRKLVELFERDDVAIYNSIPTMEGTLMMMIQNTDITIHDSKVVVLGFGRVGITVARALHALGANVKVAVIESSHLARIYEMGLQPIELAKLANEVDDIDVCVNTIPAQVLTANILSKMPTRTLIIDLASKPGGTDFRYAEKRGIKAMLAPGLPGIVAPKTAGRIIANVLSKLLVGK; this is encoded by the coding sequence ATGTTAACAGGACAACATATTGCAATTATTGGTGGAGACGCAAGACAGTTAGAAGTGATTCGAAAGCTAATTGAACTTGATGCGAAAATTTCACTTATTGGATTTGATCAATTAGATGAAGGTTTTGTAGGTGCGAGTAAAGTTCAACTTGAGCACATTGATTTCAGTCAAGTTAAAGCTTTAATTTTACCAGTTAGTGGTACCAGTGCTGATGGCGAAGTGGAAACAATTTTTTCTAATGAAAAAATTGTTTTAAAAGGAGAACATATAAAAGCAACAGAAAAACAATGTACAATTTACTCAGGAATTAGTAATCAATATTTAAAGAAAATAGTTCAAGAAGCAGACCGCAAGCTAGTTGAACTTTTTGAGCGTGATGACGTCGCTATTTATAACTCGATTCCAACGATGGAAGGAACCTTAATGATGATGATCCAAAATACAGATATAACGATCCATGACTCAAAGGTCGTTGTGCTGGGATTCGGAAGAGTTGGAATAACAGTGGCCAGGGCATTGCATGCATTAGGAGCTAACGTAAAAGTAGCAGTCATTGAAAGTTCTCATTTAGCAAGAATTTATGAAATGGGTTTACAGCCGATTGAATTGGCAAAGTTAGCTAATGAAGTTGATGATATAGATGTATGCGTGAATACCATTCCCGCTCAAGTTTTGACTGCAAATATTTTATCAAAAATGCCGACTCGTACGCTCATTATTGACTTAGCGTCAAAGCCAGGTGGTACAGATTTTCGTTATGCCGAAAAGAGAGGGATTAAGGCAATGCTAGCTCCGGGGTTACCAGGTATTGTCGCCCCGAAAACAGCTGGACGAATTATTGCCAATGTTCTTTCCAAATTGCTAGTAGGAAAATAA
- a CDS encoding YlmC/YmxH family sporulation protein — protein sequence MRLSEISGKEIIDYDKGERLGILGETDLVIDEETGQIESFIIPSMKWFGLGKKEKEVTVHWRQIIKIGTDMIIIDVEK from the coding sequence ATGAGGTTAAGTGAAATTAGTGGTAAAGAAATTATTGATTATGATAAAGGTGAACGGTTAGGTATTTTAGGGGAGACTGATCTTGTAATAGATGAAGAAACGGGACAAATTGAATCATTTATTATTCCTTCCATGAAATGGTTTGGACTAGGGAAAAAAGAAAAAGAAGTTACCGTTCATTGGCGGCAAATTATTAAAATTGGCACAGATATGATTATTATTGACGTCGAAAAATAA
- a CDS encoding DUF2325 domain-containing protein, protein MSSLLIVGADHLGKIPSKLEGIGFKEIIHISGRKVQQVKKEIPNHIDLILVLTDYVNHNLSTVLKKKANEQSVPICYAKRSWCSIYQAIGKCEEQQCIAKGTCKMYSQNC, encoded by the coding sequence ATGTCGTCATTATTAATTGTTGGTGCAGATCATTTAGGGAAAATTCCTAGTAAGCTAGAGGGCATTGGGTTTAAAGAAATCATCCATATTAGTGGAAGGAAGGTTCAACAGGTCAAAAAAGAAATTCCGAATCACATTGATTTAATCCTAGTGTTAACAGATTATGTTAACCATAATTTGTCAACAGTATTAAAAAAGAAAGCAAATGAGCAGTCGGTTCCGATTTGCTATGCAAAACGTTCATGGTGTTCCATTTATCAAGCAATTGGAAAATGTGAAGAGCAGCAGTGTATCGCTAAAGGTACCTGTAAAATGTATAGCCAAAATTGCTAG
- a CDS encoding phosphoribosylaminoimidazolesuccinocarboxamide synthase, translated as MKLRYTGKTKDVYALEDGNYLLKFKDDVTGANGVFDPGANTVGLSIEGAGKAGLRLTAFFFEALKAKEIPTHYIDANIDEGTMTVKPAEVFGKGLEVICRYRAVGSFLRRYGMYAVEGQELDAFVEVTLKDDDRQDPPISEDALDMLGLLSKDEYKVLKDLTKKIGSVVKEELAKKGIELYDIKFEFGSVGDSKEIVLIDEISGGNMRAYKEGEYIEPLLLEKLMLEK; from the coding sequence ATGAAGCTTAGGTATACAGGTAAGACGAAGGATGTTTATGCTTTAGAGGACGGAAATTACTTATTAAAATTTAAAGATGATGTGACGGGAGCAAATGGGGTATTTGACCCTGGGGCCAACACAGTTGGACTTTCGATTGAAGGAGCTGGGAAGGCCGGACTTCGATTAACAGCATTCTTTTTTGAAGCTTTAAAGGCAAAAGAAATTCCGACACACTACATAGATGCGAATATAGATGAAGGAACAATGACAGTAAAGCCAGCAGAGGTGTTTGGTAAAGGGCTTGAAGTAATATGTCGTTATAGAGCAGTAGGAAGTTTCTTACGTCGTTACGGGATGTATGCTGTGGAAGGACAGGAATTAGATGCATTTGTAGAAGTGACGTTAAAAGACGACGATCGTCAGGACCCACCAATTTCTGAAGATGCTCTTGATATGTTAGGACTTCTTTCAAAAGATGAATACAAGGTGCTAAAAGACCTAACAAAGAAAATTGGAAGTGTCGTCAAGGAAGAATTAGCAAAAAAAGGCATTGAATTGTATGATATTAAGTTTGAATTTGGCTCTGTTGGTGACAGTAAAGAAATTGTCCTTATCGATGAAATCTCAGGTGGAAATATGAGAGCCTACAAAGAAGGAGAATACATTGAGCCATTACTGTTAGAAAAATTAATGTTAGAAAAATAA
- a CDS encoding SDR family oxidoreductase — protein sequence MLKNQVVIVTGGSRGIGEGIVKLLLKEGAKTIVLAKNKESLARLQETMVGIDDLDTYQCDITLSEQVSTVIESIFKKYGRIDTLVNNAGVGVWKPLEEMTEEDWDSQLNTNLKGAFLCSQAVYKIMMVGQGGQIVNIASDLAYNTTEKASAYCASKWGLLGLSHTMNKEGKKYGIRVTSVSPGLVQTDFGGVSASIKTAGLIVETVAEQVLSVIKAGKDAAAIDVIIRP from the coding sequence ATGCTGAAAAATCAAGTTGTCATTGTAACAGGTGGTTCTAGGGGAATTGGTGAGGGTATTGTTAAGCTTCTATTAAAAGAGGGAGCAAAAACAATCGTATTAGCGAAAAATAAAGAATCGCTTGCTAGACTTCAGGAAACTATGGTTGGGATTGATGACTTAGATACCTATCAATGTGATATTACTTTGAGTGAACAAGTTTCAACGGTTATTGAATCTATCTTTAAAAAGTATGGGCGAATTGACACGTTAGTAAATAATGCTGGTGTAGGTGTGTGGAAGCCATTAGAAGAAATGACCGAGGAAGATTGGGATAGTCAATTAAATACAAATTTAAAGGGTGCTTTCTTATGTAGTCAAGCCGTTTATAAAATTATGATGGTTGGCCAAGGGGGACAAATTGTCAATATTGCTTCAGACCTGGCGTACAATACGACCGAAAAGGCGTCTGCTTATTGCGCCAGTAAATGGGGACTTTTAGGTTTGTCCCATACAATGAATAAAGAAGGAAAGAAATACGGTATTCGTGTAACATCGGTATCTCCAGGTCTTGTCCAAACCGATTTTGGCGGTGTTTCGGCCTCAATAAAGACGGCAGGCTTAATCGTGGAAACTGTAGCCGAGCAAGTTTTATCTGTGATAAAAGCAGGTAAAGACGCCGCAGCAATTGATGTTATTATTAGGCCTTAA
- a CDS encoding MFS transporter — protein sequence MEKQNSRFRWVVFASVMFTYLLMASQRTAPGLITDQLMTDFNVTASTIGLLTSIQFFVYAGLQIPMGILADRYGPNFFLIIGAILTGLGTIIYSLGTHEFVLFFSRILTGTGDATIWVNMVLILSQWFNEKEFVRLIGLAGMTGSLGFLLATVPFSAWINLLGWRVVFFLAGLLLCLCGILLYYVLFKKPKQLFPSEPVVVENKIQQEKVLVLLRRIFSNQQAWALFFCHFGLVGGYLGFISSWAVPYGMNVYEMTRSGASQLIMIGLIGALIGAPLTSWISSRLETIKRPYVVVHITILMSWTSFLLFNGNPPFSLLIILFFIIGFGFGASALTFAIVRQSFPIIESGIVSGFANTGGFLSAVLLPIIFGYILDHFESASGSFGDGYFYGFIIPVIFSMIGLIGVILIKEKRQDRERKPNIA from the coding sequence TTGGAAAAACAAAATAGCAGATTTAGATGGGTAGTATTTGCTTCTGTCATGTTTACTTATTTATTAATGGCGAGCCAAAGAACGGCTCCTGGATTGATTACAGATCAATTGATGACGGATTTCAATGTAACAGCATCAACGATTGGGTTACTGACAAGTATACAATTTTTTGTATACGCTGGGCTACAAATTCCTATGGGTATTTTGGCTGATCGTTATGGTCCCAATTTTTTTCTAATTATTGGTGCAATACTTACAGGTTTAGGTACAATCATTTATAGCCTTGGTACGCATGAATTCGTCCTTTTTTTTTCCAGAATACTTACGGGGACGGGGGATGCGACGATCTGGGTCAATATGGTCCTAATTTTGAGTCAATGGTTTAATGAAAAAGAATTTGTACGATTAATTGGGTTGGCGGGAATGACAGGAAGCCTTGGTTTTCTTTTGGCGACAGTCCCTTTTTCCGCATGGATTAACTTACTAGGTTGGAGAGTAGTATTTTTTTTAGCAGGTCTACTATTATGTTTATGTGGTATTCTCCTTTACTATGTACTCTTCAAAAAACCAAAACAACTCTTTCCGAGCGAACCTGTGGTTGTAGAAAACAAAATACAACAGGAAAAAGTATTGGTTTTACTGCGGAGAATATTTTCAAACCAGCAAGCGTGGGCTTTATTCTTTTGTCACTTTGGGCTTGTCGGCGGGTATCTAGGATTTATCAGTTCGTGGGCAGTGCCCTATGGGATGAATGTATATGAAATGACACGTTCAGGTGCGAGTCAGCTCATAATGATTGGTCTTATCGGGGCACTTATTGGAGCGCCATTAACTAGTTGGATTTCAAGTCGGTTAGAAACAATCAAGCGTCCTTATGTTGTTGTTCATATCACTATTTTAATGAGTTGGACTTCATTTCTTTTATTTAATGGAAATCCGCCATTTTCTTTGCTAATTATCCTTTTCTTTATCATTGGTTTTGGATTCGGGGCAAGTGCCCTTACTTTTGCTATCGTACGTCAATCGTTTCCTATTATAGAATCTGGTATTGTCTCTGGATTTGCAAATACAGGTGGATTCCTAAGTGCCGTATTGCTACCTATTATTTTTGGATATATATTGGATCATTTTGAGTCTGCATCAGGTAGTTTTGGTGATGGATACTTCTATGGTTTCATCATTCCAGTTATCTTCTCGATGATTGGTTTGATTGGAGTAATTCTTATTAAGGAAAAACGTCAGGATAGAGAACGTAAACCTAATATCGCCTAA
- a CDS encoding GNAT family N-acetyltransferase: MDDLTIKELQSRKEILEAFPVMKQLRSHLDESIYLELVIEAQEKDRYKLFALLDKNEIVAVSGFKPMITLYYGRFVWVCDLVTDTNKRSKGYGEKLLSYIHEWARENNYESVALSSGLQRTEAHHFYEDRMNYDKVSYVFKTTLK; this comes from the coding sequence ATGGATGATTTAACAATTAAGGAACTTCAATCACGAAAAGAAATTTTAGAAGCTTTTCCAGTGATGAAGCAGTTGCGATCACACCTTGATGAAAGTATATATCTTGAACTAGTTATTGAAGCGCAAGAAAAAGATAGATATAAATTATTTGCTTTACTTGATAAAAATGAAATTGTTGCAGTTTCAGGTTTTAAGCCAATGATAACGCTCTATTATGGTAGATTTGTTTGGGTTTGTGATTTAGTAACAGATACTAATAAACGTTCAAAAGGATACGGGGAGAAGCTACTTTCCTATATTCACGAATGGGCAAGAGAAAATAATTATGAAAGTGTTGCTCTTTCTTCAGGGTTACAGCGTACAGAGGCACATCATTTTTATGAAGATAGGATGAATTATGACAAAGTAAGTTATGTATTTAAAACAACTTTAAAGTAA
- a CDS encoding polysaccharide deacetylase family protein: MMLMKFILQVCSFFIIVVLSLGAIQNPYTTNYMQEINKESKAVAIFSDPLFIQLQNYADQYNKPAINAVVDKVWKAIPGINGLEVDIEASYEKMSKDGEFFERKIVYKQVSPDIHLADLPASPIYRGNPEKNMVSLLVNVAWGNEYLPSMLKIMNAHNVKTTFFLDGSWTKKNPTLAKMIVDEGHEIGNHAYSHPDMKKLTKAQISEEIRRTNEVISATVDVKSKWFAPPSGSFRQDVVDIASSLDLYTILWTVDTVDWRNPEPSAMAQKVLQKIEPGAMILMHPTASATGGLEQLITGIKAQGYQINTVTNLLSEHRIVDSEIPEAF, from the coding sequence ATGATGTTGATGAAATTTATTTTACAAGTTTGCAGTTTTTTTATTATAGTTGTCTTGTCGTTAGGTGCAATCCAAAATCCGTATACAACGAATTATATGCAAGAAATTAACAAGGAAAGCAAGGCAGTTGCAATTTTTAGTGATCCCCTTTTTATCCAACTTCAAAATTATGCAGATCAATATAATAAGCCCGCTATTAACGCTGTGGTTGATAAAGTTTGGAAAGCTATTCCAGGGATTAATGGTCTCGAAGTTGACATTGAAGCATCATATGAGAAAATGAGTAAAGATGGGGAATTTTTTGAAAGAAAAATCGTTTATAAACAAGTTTCTCCAGATATACATTTGGCTGACTTGCCAGCATCACCGATTTATCGTGGTAACCCTGAAAAAAATATGGTTTCTTTACTCGTTAATGTGGCTTGGGGAAATGAGTATCTTCCTTCAATGTTGAAAATAATGAACGCTCATAATGTCAAAACAACATTTTTTTTAGATGGGTCTTGGACTAAAAAAAATCCTACATTGGCAAAAATGATTGTTGATGAAGGTCATGAAATTGGAAATCATGCTTATTCTCACCCAGATATGAAGAAATTAACTAAGGCACAAATTAGCGAAGAAATAAGAAGAACGAATGAAGTAATAAGTGCTACTGTTGATGTAAAGTCGAAATGGTTTGCTCCACCAAGTGGTAGCTTTCGCCAAGATGTTGTAGATATCGCTAGTAGTTTAGATTTGTACACAATTCTTTGGACTGTTGATACAGTTGATTGGCGTAACCCTGAACCAAGCGCAATGGCACAAAAAGTTTTGCAGAAAATAGAGCCAGGAGCGATGATTTTAATGCATCCAACTGCTAGCGCAACAGGTGGATTAGAGCAGTTAATTACCGGAATAAAAGCACAGGGATATCAAATTAACACAGTAACAAATCTTTTAAGCGAACATAGAATAGTTGATAGTGAAATCCCAGAGGCTTTTTGA
- a CDS encoding pitrilysin family protein, which yields MVQKFETRNGLRIILEKIPTVRSVSIGIWIGTGSRFESKEVNGISHFIEHMFFKGTHTRSAQEIAEAFDGIGGQVNAFTSKEYTCYYAKVLDEHAEIAIDVLSDMFFNSVFEEKELEKEKNVVLEEIKMYEDAPDDIVHDLLAQASYGGHALGLPILGTQETLKSFTNQTLRGYMEDEYTAEKVVVSVAGNVDESFIEKVESIFKDVKKNEQARQFTTPNFLANKLVRKKKTEQAHLCLGFNGLQIGADDIYSLVILNNILGGSMSSRLFQEVREKKGLAYSVFSYHSSFHDSGMLTVYSGTAPNQLDELYETMMETLNSMKDIGITEKELNKGKEQLKGNLMLSLESTNSRMSRNGKNELLLKRHRSLDEIILEINNVTMASTNKLSRDILSKPYSLALISPNGDLPKGIKA from the coding sequence TTGGTACAAAAATTTGAAACTCGCAACGGTTTAAGAATAATTTTGGAAAAAATCCCTACTGTAAGATCGGTTTCTATCGGTATTTGGATCGGTACAGGCTCTCGTTTTGAATCAAAAGAGGTAAATGGTATTTCGCACTTTATTGAGCATATGTTTTTTAAAGGAACGCACACACGTTCCGCTCAAGAAATTGCCGAAGCATTTGATGGCATTGGTGGTCAAGTTAATGCTTTTACTTCAAAAGAATATACTTGTTATTATGCTAAAGTGTTAGATGAACATGCCGAGATTGCCATAGACGTTTTATCAGATATGTTTTTTAATTCCGTTTTTGAAGAAAAAGAACTAGAAAAAGAAAAAAATGTTGTTCTTGAAGAAATTAAAATGTATGAGGACGCGCCAGACGATATTGTCCACGATTTATTAGCTCAAGCAAGTTATGGAGGACATGCACTTGGACTCCCAATCTTAGGGACACAAGAAACGCTTAAGTCTTTTACAAATCAAACTTTAAGAGGATATATGGAGGACGAGTACACGGCAGAAAAAGTTGTTGTTTCTGTGGCTGGTAATGTTGATGAATCCTTTATTGAAAAAGTGGAATCAATTTTTAAAGACGTCAAGAAAAATGAACAAGCTCGCCAATTTACGACACCTAATTTTTTAGCTAATAAGCTCGTAAGAAAGAAAAAAACGGAACAGGCTCATCTATGTCTAGGTTTTAATGGCCTCCAAATTGGTGCTGATGATATCTATAGTCTTGTCATCTTAAATAATATTTTAGGTGGGAGTATGAGCAGTAGATTGTTCCAAGAAGTAAGAGAAAAGAAGGGGCTAGCCTATTCTGTCTTTTCTTATCATTCATCTTTCCATGATAGCGGAATGTTAACGGTTTATAGTGGTACTGCTCCAAATCAGCTTGATGAACTGTATGAAACAATGATGGAAACGCTAAATAGCATGAAAGATATTGGGATAACAGAAAAAGAGTTAAACAAAGGAAAAGAGCAGTTAAAAGGAAATTTAATGTTGAGTTTAGAAAGTACAAATAGTCGGATGAGTAGAAATGGAAAAAATGAATTGTTATTAAAACGTCATCGCTCTCTAGATGAAATTATTCTAGAAATAAACAACGTAACAATGGCTAGTACAAATAAATTAAGTAGAGATATTCTAAGTAAACCTTATTCGCTAGCTTTGATTAGTCCAAATGGCGATTTACCAAAAGGTATTAAAGCTTAA